In Burkholderia sp. GAS332, one DNA window encodes the following:
- a CDS encoding PAS domain S-box-containing protein, producing MPAKAYSDMLVEVFRQLDRQPEMLERVFDCFPDVLYYIKDAQARYLSVNQTLINRSGMARDDVIGQTADQLFPVTGASTNAQDLNVIETQSPIVDRLRLYSSGSGHRYWCLSSKFPVLNEAGQAIGLIGISRDLPRPDERHHGYRRLLEYLDYLEQNLGQNILVSEAAERASISVDTLERLTREVFHLTPKQLLMKLRIDHACKLLETTDNSITDIATDCGYADHSAFTRQFKSATHLTPRQYRNARGRGLHPH from the coding sequence ATGCCCGCCAAGGCCTATTCCGATATGTTGGTGGAGGTCTTTCGACAGCTGGACCGGCAGCCCGAGATGCTCGAGCGCGTCTTCGATTGCTTTCCGGACGTGCTGTACTACATCAAGGATGCCCAGGCGCGCTATCTTTCCGTCAATCAAACGCTCATCAACCGAAGTGGGATGGCGCGCGACGATGTCATTGGCCAGACGGCCGACCAGCTATTTCCCGTGACCGGTGCAAGCACCAACGCGCAAGATCTGAACGTTATCGAAACCCAGTCTCCGATTGTCGATCGTCTGCGCCTCTACTCGTCCGGTTCGGGGCATCGATACTGGTGCCTCAGCTCCAAGTTCCCGGTACTCAACGAAGCCGGGCAAGCGATCGGACTGATCGGCATCTCGCGCGATCTGCCTCGCCCCGACGAACGGCATCACGGCTATCGGCGCTTACTGGAATATCTGGATTATCTGGAACAGAACCTCGGACAGAACATCCTGGTCTCTGAGGCGGCGGAGCGCGCCTCCATCTCGGTCGACACGTTGGAACGTCTGACCCGCGAAGTGTTTCATCTGACGCCCAAGCAACTGCTGATGAAATTGCGGATCGACCATGCGTGCAAGCTGCTCGAAACGACCGACAACAGCATTACGGATATCGCGACGGACTGCGGCTACGCGGACCACAGCGCTTTTACGCGGCAATTTAAATCCGCCACGCACCTCACGCCCCGACAGTATCGAAACGCGCGAGGGCGTGGCCTGCATCCTCACTGA
- a CDS encoding Thiamine pyrophosphate enzyme, C-terminal TPP binding domain — MTQQTTPLNRRLTVKRILRDRQQDVLAVTSLGNPTFDVAAAGDTPQNFYLWGAMGGAVSFGLGIALAQPEKRVIVFVGDGEMMMGLGSLATVGVDRPANLSIVVIDNEHYAETGMQLAHAGRGVDITAIARAAGFEKATTIYAEGELEEYVEVILKAKGPVLVTVKVGIDPEPTALPPRDGPYLRSRFREALLGAKAHASQ, encoded by the coding sequence ATGACTCAGCAGACGACGCCCCTGAACCGTCGACTGACGGTGAAGCGGATTCTCCGCGATCGGCAGCAGGACGTTCTGGCAGTGACCAGCCTTGGCAATCCGACCTTCGATGTGGCCGCCGCCGGCGACACGCCGCAGAACTTCTACCTCTGGGGTGCGATGGGCGGTGCCGTTTCCTTTGGGCTTGGCATTGCGCTTGCACAACCTGAGAAGCGCGTGATCGTGTTCGTTGGCGACGGTGAAATGATGATGGGCCTCGGATCGCTCGCGACCGTGGGCGTTGATCGGCCGGCTAACCTCTCCATCGTCGTTATCGACAACGAACACTACGCGGAGACGGGCATGCAACTGGCCCACGCGGGGCGAGGTGTCGACATCACGGCAATCGCGCGCGCGGCCGGGTTCGAAAAGGCGACGACGATCTACGCTGAGGGTGAGCTCGAGGAGTATGTCGAGGTCATTCTCAAGGCCAAGGGCCCTGTGCTCGTCACGGTGAAGGTCGGAATCGATCCCGAACCGACAGCCCTCCCCCCACGTGACGGTCCGTACCTGCGAAGCCGTTTCCGTGAAGCATTGCTTGGCGCCAAGGCCCACGCGAGTCAATAA
- a CDS encoding sulfopyruvate decarboxylase, alpha subunit, translating into MSVNWPETIFEHFKAADVRQVAYVPDAGHKRLIELCEADAEIHAVSLTTEEEGVAMMGGAWVGGQRGVLLLQSSGVGNCINMLSLQHECRMPIVMLVTMRGEWGEFNPWQVAMGKSTQEALESAGVYVYRADDPAEVPETVRAALNFGYNTSRMVAVLIGQRVIGTKNFNK; encoded by the coding sequence ATGTCAGTCAACTGGCCGGAAACAATCTTCGAGCACTTCAAAGCCGCTGACGTGCGGCAAGTGGCATACGTGCCTGATGCGGGGCATAAACGTCTTATCGAGCTCTGCGAAGCAGACGCGGAAATCCACGCGGTTTCTCTGACCACCGAAGAAGAAGGGGTGGCCATGATGGGTGGCGCATGGGTGGGTGGCCAGCGCGGCGTACTGCTGCTCCAGTCGAGCGGCGTGGGCAACTGCATCAATATGCTCTCGCTGCAACACGAATGCCGCATGCCCATCGTGATGCTGGTCACCATGCGCGGAGAGTGGGGCGAATTCAATCCCTGGCAGGTTGCCATGGGCAAGTCCACTCAGGAAGCCCTCGAATCTGCCGGCGTTTATGTCTATCGCGCGGATGATCCCGCCGAGGTCCCTGAGACCGTGCGCGCCGCGCTGAATTTCGGCTACAACACCTCCCGGATGGTCGCGGTCCTGATCGGACAGCGCGTCATCGGCACCAAGAACTTCAACAAGTGA
- a CDS encoding electron transfer flavoprotein beta subunit yields MKIVVPVKRVVDYNVKVRVKSDGTGVDIANVKMSMNPFDEIAVEEAVRLREAGVATEVIAVSAGVTQAQETLRTALAIGADRAILIESNEDLQPLAVAKLLKALVDKEQPGLVILGKQAIDDDSNQTGQMLAALANLPQATFASKVVVADGKATVSREVDGGAETLSLSLPAVITTDLRLNEPRYVTLPNIMKAKKKPLEVIKPEDLGVDVTPRLKTLKVVEPPKRSAGVKVPDVKTLVEKLKTEAKVL; encoded by the coding sequence ATGAAGATTGTTGTGCCGGTTAAGAGAGTGGTCGATTACAACGTGAAAGTTCGAGTGAAATCGGACGGCACGGGCGTCGACATCGCGAACGTGAAGATGTCGATGAATCCGTTCGACGAAATCGCAGTTGAAGAAGCTGTTCGTCTGAGGGAAGCCGGCGTAGCGACTGAAGTGATCGCCGTGTCGGCAGGTGTGACGCAAGCGCAGGAAACGCTGCGCACGGCGCTGGCAATCGGCGCGGACCGCGCGATCCTGATCGAGTCGAACGAAGACCTGCAGCCGCTGGCCGTCGCCAAGCTGCTGAAAGCGCTGGTCGACAAGGAACAGCCTGGGCTGGTCATCCTCGGCAAGCAGGCGATCGACGACGATTCGAACCAGACCGGTCAGATGCTGGCTGCGCTGGCCAACCTGCCGCAAGCTACGTTCGCCTCGAAGGTTGTCGTGGCCGACGGTAAGGCGACGGTGTCGCGCGAAGTGGACGGTGGTGCTGAAACGCTGTCGCTGAGCTTGCCGGCTGTGATCACGACCGACCTGCGCCTGAACGAGCCGCGCTACGTGACGCTGCCGAACATCATGAAGGCGAAGAAGAAGCCGCTGGAAGTCATCAAGCCGGAAGACCTGGGCGTTGATGTGACACCGCGTCTGAAGACGCTGAAAGTCGTCGAGCCGCCGAAGCGCTCCGCCGGTGTGAAGGTGCCGGATGTGAAGACGCTGGTCGAGAAGCTGAAGACCGAAGCCAAGGTGCTGTAA
- a CDS encoding electron transfer flavoprotein alpha subunit apoprotein codes for MTNLVNLVIAEHDNASIKAATLNTIAAAQKIGGDIHVLVAGENAQGAADAAAKIAGVSKVLLADAPQLAAGLAENVEATVLNIAKDYTHILAPATAYGKNIAPRIAAKLDVAQISDITAVDSADTFERPIYAGNAIATVQSADPIKVITVRTTGFDPVAAEGGSATVEKIAAAADSGLSQFVSREVTKLDRPELTSAKIIVSGGRGLGNGENYTKVLEPLADKLNAALGASRAAVDAGFVPNDYQVGQTGKIVAPQLYVAVGISGAIQHLAGMKDSKVIVAINKDPEAPIFSVADYGLVGDLFTVVPEFESMLS; via the coding sequence ATGACGAATCTGGTTAATCTTGTAATAGCAGAACACGATAACGCGTCGATCAAGGCCGCGACGCTGAACACGATTGCCGCCGCGCAGAAGATTGGTGGCGATATTCACGTGCTGGTCGCAGGTGAAAACGCGCAGGGCGCAGCGGATGCAGCCGCGAAGATTGCAGGCGTTAGCAAAGTGCTGCTGGCCGACGCGCCGCAACTCGCAGCGGGTCTCGCGGAAAACGTCGAAGCGACGGTGCTGAACATCGCGAAGGACTACACGCACATCCTCGCGCCGGCAACGGCCTACGGCAAGAACATCGCGCCGCGTATCGCCGCGAAGCTCGACGTCGCGCAGATCAGCGATATCACCGCAGTGGACAGCGCCGACACGTTCGAGCGCCCGATCTATGCAGGCAACGCGATCGCTACCGTTCAATCGGCTGACCCGATCAAGGTCATCACGGTCCGCACGACCGGTTTCGACCCCGTCGCAGCCGAAGGCGGCAGCGCGACGGTCGAGAAGATCGCCGCCGCAGCCGACAGCGGCCTGTCGCAGTTCGTTAGCCGTGAAGTGACGAAGCTGGACCGTCCGGAACTGACGTCGGCGAAGATCATCGTCTCGGGTGGCCGTGGTCTGGGCAACGGCGAGAACTACACGAAGGTTCTGGAGCCGCTGGCCGACAAGCTGAACGCAGCGCTGGGCGCATCGCGCGCAGCCGTCGACGCGGGCTTCGTGCCGAACGACTATCAGGTCGGGCAGACCGGCAAGATCGTCGCACCGCAACTGTATGTGGCGGTCGGTATCTCGGGTGCGATCCAGCATCTGGCCGGCATGAAAGACTCGAAGGTGATCGTGGCGATCAACAAGGATCCGGAAGCGCCGATTTTCAGCGTCGCCGATTATGGTCTGGTGGGCGATCTGTTCACGGTCGTGCCGGAGTTCGAGAGCATGCTGTCTTAA